Genomic DNA from Candidatus Poribacteria bacterium:
GTTGACCAGTTTTGGCGGAATCAAACTCCGGGGTTGGTACTCGGTGCCGAAGGATAATCCGCGGGGCAAATGCTCGGCGATTCTGGCTGTCCCCGGCTATAGCGGGAGCAAGCAGATCCCAACGCAGATTGTGCTTCAGGGATACGCTGTCCTCACGTTGTTTCCACGGAGTCAGGGCGAGAGCAAGGCGGAGTGGCAGATTGAATCGGGGACGTATCTCACGTATCATATTACCGATCGGGACAGGTATTTCTATCGTGGGGCGTATATGGATTGTGTGCGGGGTATCGATTTTCTGACGAGTCGTCCCGAAGTTGATGCGGACCGGATTGGGATGTGGAGTCGGAGTCAAGGCGGCGGATTGACGCTTGCAACGAGTTCTTTAGATGGACGAATTAAAGCTGGGGTTGCCGAAGAGCCGTTTTTGTGTAACTATCCGCTTGCGATTGATGTGAAAACGAACCCGTATGTGGAGTTGGGCAAATATCTAAGCCAGCACCCTGACCAGAAAGAGGCCATTCTTGAAACGCTTGCCTATTTTGATCCGCTCAATCTGGTGGAGATGATTACCCGTCCTATGCTGGTCAATATCGGAATGAGAGACGACGTTTGCCCGTACCACACGATTGTTCCTGTGTTTGAACGGATCGTAAGCCATAAAGCGTTGATGATCTACCCCGATTTGGGGCATTCATCGTGTGCCGATTTCAACAACCATGCGAAAAATTGGTTGGATTTGTATTTGTAGTTGGGTGATGTGTCGCCCGTCTGGACGCGCAATGAATTGCGCTACTACAAACTCAAGTGCGTAATTTTTATTTGTAGTCAACAAATTTATTAGGAGGGATTCAATGCTAACATATCACGATATAGGCATCAAACCTTTTATTAACGCAAGTGGGACCATCACGAC
This window encodes:
- a CDS encoding acetylxylan esterase, which translates into the protein MYSPDDIREFWEGTRAALDEVPMEPELSPAPELSGREFDTYNVTLTSFGGIKLRGWYSVPKDNPRGKCSAILAVPGYSGSKQIPTQIVLQGYAVLTLFPRSQGESKAEWQIESGTYLTYHITDRDRYFYRGAYMDCVRGIDFLTSRPEVDADRIGMWSRSQGGGLTLATSSLDGRIKAGVAEEPFLCNYPLAIDVKTNPYVELGKYLSQHPDQKEAILETLAYFDPLNLVEMITRPMLVNIGMRDDVCPYHTIVPVFERIVSHKALMIYPDLGHSSCADFNNHAKNWLDLYL